TTCAATCGTCATGGCCGGTTCGCCGCCGGGATCGCCGGGCTTCCCGGGTTCGCCATCACTGCCGCCACAGGCGGTCAGTGCCAGCAGTGTTGCTCCCGCCAGTGGCAGGCGGCAAAGGCGTTTGATGCTTATTCTTTTGCTGATACTCATGGTTGCGTTCCTTCCTTGCGTGCCTGTTACCACTGATAACTGAAACTGAATCCGAGATAGTGCGCCTGATAATCGTGGCCCAGTGAGCCAAGTAAGATCAGGTTGGGTATGCTGGCCGGTGTGAGGCCTTCATTGCCCCAATCCATATCGCTGTAGTCTTCATAAAGCCAATCGAGACGAAGCGACATGGCATCGCTGACCTGGTAGTTGGCATAAGCACTGATGTTGTGACGGGTTGCGCTGTAGGGGCCGTAAATGTTTGACAGACCCAGGCTGACTTCACTGTCACTGCTGCCGTCGCTGTAGCCATAGTCGAGCCCGAGGCTGAGTTTGTTGTCCATCAGGTTTTGCCACTTCAGTCCAAGGCTGGCGGATCTGTGCTCATCACGGCTTTCACCCATCCAGCGACTCACGCCAGAGTTGCTGCCAAACTGGGTGGTATCACGCCAGTCCATACCCAAAAATCCATTGAGGAGGAGAGAGTCTGTTAGCGGATAGCCTGCATTCACACCAAAGCCTGTGTATTGCACTTCGCCAAGACCTAGCTCGCTCTCGCTGTAATCTTCGTTGCCCGAGTGGACGTTGAACTGCAAAGATAAGTCTGCGAAATAATGGTCTGTCATCAAGCGGATTTCGCGCTTATCTCTGTCGGCCAGGAAGTACTGGCGCATGGCGCTCTGATTCTGCGCCTGTGTGTTGCTGCTGGCTTGATAGCTGTCGCCCCGACGGGCGCTGACTTCACCTTTAAGGCTAACGCGCCAGCCCGCCATAATTTGCCCACGGAGCGTGGCTTCAACGTGGTTCTCGAATACCGAGTCCCGGCTCAATTCGCTGTAGCTGTTATGGTCGTAGCGGTAAAGGGTGTCCAAATCCCATTGGCGGCTGAAGCGGTATTTGGCCCCCAGTTTCAGTAGTTGGCGGGTTCTGTCGTATCCCTTGTTGTAGTACTCCCCGCGATAGATGCTGTCGGTTGTGACAAGCGGGTACAGATACTCCGGGGTTTTATTGTCGCGGTCGCGAAAATCGTATGAGGCACGCACCGAGAACTCCCGGCTAAGCCTGTTGCTGTAGGCAAGCCCGAGCTCCATGAGGTCCACCTGAGTATCCGGGCTCATGACAGGCAATGCCGGCGATGGTCCGGTTACTGTGGCATTCAGCAGCGGCTCATCCTGGGTCAGGCGGCTGAAGCGCGCCCGCATAATGGCCTGCTGCGCCCCTTCAAAAAACTGCAGGTCGGTTCCCAGGCTAAAGGCCTGATTATCCGGGTCAACCGCCATTTGCCCGTTATAGGCTGCGCCGAAGGTGGGATAAAAGGCATTGTCGAATGCAAGACGTTGATGGTCGTTGCTGTATTTGCTGAACTGCCCGTTGAGGCCACCCAAAAACCTGTCGCCACGCCAATATACTTTGGCATCAAGCGTGTCTGTGCTGTCGTCGATGGGTTTGGCAACCATGGCAGCATTGGTCAGCAGGTTAACGCTGCTTCGCTGTGCGCCTTCCCGGGTTTCATGGCGAAAGTTGAGTTCACTGGTAAAACTGTCACCGGTAACGGCGCCGCCAAGTTCAAAGCGCTGGCGCTTTTTCTCCAGTTTCACCGCTGTCGCATCTTGCAGCCCCGTCATACCAGCAGTGGTGCCGGCGGTTTGCCAGTTATCCGGTAATACCAGTTGATCGCCCTGGGCGCTGTAAGGCGTTACCCCTTGATTGGTGTCGTACCGGGCAAGCGCCCGATAGTCGAGATAAAGCTTATAGTGGCCGGGCTTTGCGATGGCGAGCCTTGCGCTGGATGCATCAAATCCCAGTTTGTCGGCCTGAAAGTCCAGTCGGTAATCCTTGTCGCCGCGGTGTTGAATATCGGCGCTGACAAAGCCGGTTGCGCCATCGGCGTCTGTGCCTGTGGTGTTGGCGAAATGACGGTCTTCGCCATCCTGCCAAGCGACCCCGGCGGTAATGGCTGAGGCCGATTCAGACTTACTTTCACAACCTTTGCAAACCCAGGCTTCTTTTTTCACTGTGCTGCGGTTGGCGTCTTTCAAGCCGTAACCTGCCATGGCGTGCCCGGATAGGCCCAGAAGTATGGCGGAAGCAATCAGACTCAGCGTTGGGGAGAAATGGGATTTCATTTGAGTCTCCTTAGCGCTGCAGCAGCTTGCCGGATGGGTGATTGGAGCCATGGATCTGGCTATGGCAGTTCATGCAGCTCTGCCCGGCGGTAAAGGCACTGGGCGCTGTACCGAACTGGGCATTGGAAGTATGGCCAACACTGGCATGGCATTGCTGGCAAAGCTGCGGTGCCTTGGTGGTGAGCATGGCTTCGTTAACACTGCCGTGAACCTGGTGACAACTGGCACAGTTGTCTGTTACCGGGGCGTGCTCCCAGAGTTTGGGGCCGCGCTTTTCGGCGTGGCAGGCATAACAGTTTTCATTGATGCTCATTTGCTTGAGGCTGGACTCACCCAGGCTGCCATGGGGATTGTGGCAGTCGCTGCAGACCATCTGACCATTTTCGACGGGGTGGCTGGAGCGCTTGTGGATATCGGCTTTCTGCTCGAGGTGGCACGTAGTACACACCTCAACTTCGGTGGTTCTTTGCTGAACCGGGTCTTTGGCGGCATGGATCAGGTGGCAGCTCGCACAGGGGATATCAGCACTGTTGTGATGGCTGCCTTCCCAGGCCATACGCTTGTCGTCCTGGTGGCAGGACAGGCACACGCTGTTTTGTTTTTCGGCGGCAACGGGGGCATCTTTACCGAAGGTGATCATCGGCTCTTTGCCACCCTTGTTGTGATTGCCCATAGGGCCGTGGCAGGCCTCGCACTGGAGATCGGCCATGGGAGACGCGCTGGAGTGGGTGCTCCCGTGGACATTATCGAACAGCGCCATCACGGTTGCGCTCTTCTTGTGGCACATCAGGCAGGTGTCAGCGCCTTTTGGGGAGTACTTGCCCTCAGCAAATTTTTTGTCGAGCGTTGCCTCAACCTCTGAGGGCGGCATGTCTTTCCAGGGGGTGGCAGCTGCCTGAAACGAAAACAGCAGGCACAGCAGACACAGGGTCAGCATCCTGCATTGCAGGGGGATTTCCATCTTCATTCTCACACTTCCTGAGGCGCGTTCGGGTTTATAGTTATTTGCGATTCGCTAATTGAGTAATTGGGCGAAACACTAATGCAAAAGTGTAGTTCAAATTTGCGACAAGTCATTAACACCACAGTATCCAGGTATTACTAATTAGTTTGATTTTTCAAGGAATATGGTGGAACTGTGACAGGGGTCACATCGGGGTTTGGCAGATCGTCTAGGCGGGACACCGAATTAGTTCAAAACAGCCATTTATTCTGCGTATCTTTTGCCGCATAATTGGCGACTAATTGAAAATTATTATCGTTACCAGTCAGAAAGTTGATCCAGGTACGATTATCGGCTGACGGGCTTGGTTAAAATGTCAGTCAGTTGATGATTGAGATTAAGCAGGGTGGACCTTGTTAATGAAATTGAGTGACCTTCGCCCAGGCGATAAAGCAGTTATCGCCGAAGTAGGGCAATTGGACCTGCCTCAAACAGTAAAACGCAAACTGCTGTCGATGGGCATTACTCCCAACACTCGTTTGACGTTTATCCGTAAGGCGCCGCTGGGAAGTGGCATAGAACTCGATATTCGCGGCAGCAAGCTTTGTATGCGTCTGGAATTGGCTCAGATCATTGAGGTCAATCCGATTGAGGCAGGAGTCGTTCATGGCTAAGCAATTTCACTGTGTCACCGTTGGCAATCCCAATGCCGGCAAATCCACCCTCTTTAATGCCCTAACCGGTGCCAACCAGCAGGTAGGTAACTGGTCAGGGGTCACGGTAGAGAAAAAGACCGGCCACTTCAGCCTGAGCGGCGCTGATGTATACCTCACTGACTTACCCGGCATTTACGATATCTTGCCAGCGGGCAAGAGCTGCGATTGCTCCCTTGATGAGCAGATTGCCCAGCAGTACCTGGCCGAGCAGCACATGGATGGCATTATCAACCTGGTGGATGCCACCAACATTGAGCGCCATCTGTATCTCACTGTGCAGCTGCGTGAACTCGGCATTCCCATGGTGGTGGTGGTCAATAAAATCGACATCGCCCTCAAACGTGGCGTCCATGTCGATATCCAAAAAATGTCTCAGGAGTTGGGATGCCCCGTGATTGCGGTGTGCGCACGCGACGCCAACGACGTTATCAAGGTGCAGGAACAGGTCGTTGCCCTTCTGGAAGGTAAGGTTTCTGAAGCCCCTTTGATGCTCGATTACGAGGGCGCTATTGAACATGCCGTCACCGAGCTTTTGGTAAAAGACCATGGCCTTAGCCGTGGCCGTGCCCTTGCCATGCTGGGTAATGGATTGGGCTGCGGTCAGTGTAAAAACAGCGAATTCGAATCGGAAGTAAGTCGCTGCGCCGATGGCCTTAAGGCCAAGGGACTGGATATTGAGCTGATGGTGGCCACCACCCGCTTTAACTTTGTAGAGCGGGTTTACCGGGCCGCCGTTGCCAATGATGATGCGCCAACACTAAGTGACCGTCTCGATGGACTGGTCCTGCATCCGGTGTTGGGTGTGCCGGTGTTCCTGCTGGTGATGTATCTGATGTTCATGTTCGCCATTAACGTGGGCAGTGCTTTTATCGATTTCTTCGACATTACCGCCGGTGCCTTGTTTGTAGACCATTTCGGCGCCCTGCTTGGCAATTGGGGGGCGCCCGAGTGGCTGGTTACCCTGCTGGCAGGCGGTATAGGTCAGGGCATTCAAACCGTTGCCACCTTTATTCCGGTGATCATGGCGCTGTTTTTGGCCTTGTCGGTGCTGGAAAGCTCGGGCTATATGTCCCGTGCCGCCTTTGTGGTTGATGGCCTGATGCGCCGCATCGGTCTGCCCGGCAAGGCGTTTGTGCCCATGATTGTAGGTTTTGGCTGCTCGGTGCCGGCAATTATGGCTACCCGCACCCTTGGCAGTGAGCGCGAGCGCATTGTGACCGGCATGATGGCGCCCTTCATGTCCTGCGGTGCCCGTCTGCCGGTGTATGCCCTGTTTGCCGCTGCATTCTTCCCGAACTCAGGTCAGAATCTGGTGTTCCTGCTTTATATCATAGGTATTATCGCCGCCATCGGCACCGGGCTCTTGCTGCGAAGCACCCTGCTGCCGGGCGTGAGCAGCGCCGTGGTGATGGAATTGCCAAACTACGAGATGCCCAAGTTCAAGGCGGTGGTGTCCCGCACCGGCAAACGCACCAAGAGCTTTATTCTCGGCGCCGGTAAAACCATCGTGCTGGTGGTGACCTTGTTGAACTTTATCAATGCCGTTGGTGTGGATGGGACCTTTGGCCATGAAGACAGCAGCGAGTCAGTGCTCAGCGTGGTGAGCCAGAAGGTAACACCCATTTTCTCACCCATGGGGATTGAAGAAAGTAACTGGCCTGCCACCGTGGGTATCATCACAGGTATTTTCGCTAAAGAAGCCGTAGTGGGCACCCTGAACAGCCTCTATAGCACGCCTGGCGCCGACGACGAAGGCCTGACGCCACTGTCAGAGTCATTCAACGAAGCGCTGGCTACCATTCCTGCGAACCTGCTCGGCATTGCTCCTGAAGATCCTATGTCCATGTCAGTGGGTGATGTATCCAGTGTGGATACTGCCGCAGAAGAACAGGGTGTTGACCGCTCAACCTTTAGTGCGCTGCAGTCAGGTTTCAGTGGTCAACTGGCTGCCTTCTCTTACCTGGTGTTTGTGCTCCTGTATACGCCTTGTGTCGCAGCGATGGGTGCTCTGGTAAACGAGTTTGGCAAGGGCTGGGCGGTCTTTGCCGCCACCTGGACCTTTGGACTGGCCTATGGCACCGCCACTTTGGTTTATCAGTGGGGCAATGTGGCTGCGCATCCGCTGCAAACCGTGCTCTGGACCACTGTGATTGCAGGTGCCCTGATAGCCTTCTTTATTTACCTGAAGCAGAAAGGCCGCAAGACGCAGCAGATTATTCCCGGGATACGCATCATCACCGAGTGATAGCTTCCGACAAAAAGCAGCCTGCGGGCTGCTTTTTTTATGGCAAGGCCCTGAACCGGGCAGTTTTTTAAGTGCGGGCATTGTCAGCGGCAGTTTTCTGTAGGATTATGCAGGTTTTGAAAAATTTGCCACTGTTTGCAAAAGAGGAACTCCATGAGTCACGTGGACAACGAAGTACGTCCCAGTAACTTCATTCGCAACATCATAGATGAAGATTTGGCCAGCGGTAAGCACACCAGTGTGCACACACGTTTTCCGCCGGAGCCAAACGGCTATCTGCACATCGGCCACGCCAAGTCTATCTGCCTGAACTTCGGTATAGCGGAAGATTACAAGGGCCAGTGCAACCTGCGTTTTGATGATACCAACCCTGAAAAAGAAGACATCGATTATGTGAATTCGATTCAGGAAGACGTTAAGTGGCTCGGATTCCAGTGGGATGGCGAGGTTCGCTACTCATCCAACTATTTCGATGAGCTTTACGGCTATGCGGTTGAGCTCATCAACAAGGGCTTGGCCTATGTGTGTTTCCTCAACGCCGAAGAAACCCGCGAATACCGTGGCACGCTGAAAGAACCGGGCCGTAACAGCCCATATCGTGACACCTCACCCGAAGAAAACCTGGCGCTGTTCGAAAAGATGCGCGATGGTGGCTTTAAAGAAGGTGAGTGTGTGCTGCGTGCCAAAATCGATATGGCATCGCCCTTCATGTGCATGCGCGACCCTGTGATTTACCGCGTGAAATTTGCCCATCACCATCAGACCGGTGACAAGTGGTGCATCTATCCGATGTACGACTTTACCCACTGTATCTCAGACGCGCTGGAAAACATCACTCACTCCCTGTGTACGCTGGAGTTCCAGGACAACCGTCGTCTGTACGACTGGGTGTTGGATAATCTCAATGACTTCCAGGCGCCAAACCGTACCCGTCAGTACGAGTTTTCACGTCTGAATCTTGAATACACCCTGATGTCCAAGCGCAAGCTGAACGATTTGGTGGTACGTGGTCTGGTGTCCGGTTGGGATGACCCACGTATGCCAACCATTGCCGGTCTGCGTCGCCGTGGTTACACCCCGGCCTCTATCCGCGAGTTTTGTCAGCGCATTGGTGTGACCAAGCAGGACAACCTGGTGGAAGTGGGCATGCTGGAGGCCTGTATTCGTGAAGATCTCAACGAAAACGCCCCACGTGCCATGGCGGTTATTCGCCCCATCAAGGTGATCATCGAGAACTTCACCGCCCCTGAACTTGAGTATGTGAAGGCACCTGTGCACCCCAACCTTGAAGAGATGGGTGAGCGTGAGTTGGCTTTCGGCCGTGAGATTTATATCGACGCCGCCGACTTCCGGGAAGAAGCCAACAAGCAGTACAAGCGCTTGGTGCTGGGTAAGGAAGTGCGTCTGCGTAATGCCTATGTAATCAAGGCTGAGCGCTGCGAAAAAGACGCCGAAGGCAATGTCACCACTGTGTACTGCACTTACGATCCCGAGACCCTGGGCCAAAACCCAAGTGACGGTCGTAAGGTAAAAGGTGTTATTCACTGGGTGGAAGCCACAACCGCACTGCCTGCTGAGTTCCGCCTGTATGACCGACTGTTCAATGACGCCAATCCGGCCGCGGCCGATACCGTGGATGAAGTGCTGAATCCGGGTTCTCTGGAAGTGGTTCATGGCTTTGCCGAAGCGCCACTGGCCAATGCCAAGGCCTCACAGGCGTATCAGTTTGAGCGTGAAGGTTACTTCTGTGCTGACAGTAAAGACTCCGCACCGGGTAAACTGGTTTTCAACCTGACCGTCGCTCTGCGCGAATCTTTCTGATTGGGTAGATAACTGAAAAAGGCGCCATTGGCGCCTTTTTATTGAAGAAAAACTCTCTGCTGCTTTGAATTACTCAAACCTTAAATTATTGAAGCATTGGGCCAAAACCCAGACTCCATAAAATCACGCTGCCTGCCATCAGAGCAACGAGTAACACAAGACCTGCTGTTACCACAGAGCTCGCATAAATAAAGCCTTTTTCTTCTGGAATATTCATGATGATGGGCACCCCGGTGTAGAGCAGGTAAACCGAGTAGGCGAGCCCAATGAGGCCAATCACCATCATAAACCAGAGCACAGGATACAGCGCCGACAGGCCCACCATAAAGAGTGGCGTGGCTGTGTAGGTGGCAAGCTCAAGTGCCTGGGTAAAGTCAGGCTTTGCATCGAAGGTAATGGCCATCCAATGTGCCAGGTAGGCAAGACCAAACACACCGGCTATCAAACCGAAATACATACCCACAGACATGTAGATGGCACTTTGACTGGTCAGGAATAAGGGCTCTCCTGCGCCCGGATTCCAGCCGATATGGGCCATGGCAAAGTAACTGCAAATAGGTGGAATAAGTGCAATGAGCAATAGATGACTCATGCTGCTTTTCAGTGCTTCGTGATTCTTTTCAATTGTCTGCCACTCTTCTTTTGGATGAGTGTATAACCCCAATAAGTGATTCAGTACCATTATAATTATCCTTGTTCAGCAGTGATCCCCGAGCTCGCCAAACTGCAGACGAGCCTGTTACAGCTCTGAGATTATTTATTGAACAAAAATTGACATCCGTCAAGGTGGGTCAGACTTGCTACTGTTAACGCGCGAGCTAACTCAGTAGAATGGCGGGCTTTAATAAATGAGGGAAATTGTGTGATAGAGCAGTTGTTGGCGCCAGTCAGGGCATTTCTTGCCTGCGAAACCCCGGATACCTGGATTGAAAAAGCCAAAGACCCCAGTGTGTTACAGTCCATTTTGGTTGACCATTGCAACTGTGAGCTCAAAGCTGCACAAATGGCCCTGTTCTTGATCCGTAAATATGCGGTGGATCCTGACTGCAGCCCCGCGCTGCTTGCCTGGGCCAAACCTTATGAAGAGTTTGTCTATCACAAAGACAGGGATATGGCGGCCTTTCTGGCCCGAACAGGGAAAAAGAACGAACTGGCGACAGAGCTTAAACCCAAGTCAGGCTTTGCGTTTGGCGACGAACTGATTGCCAGAATGGTGCGGCTGATTAAAGAAGAGTTTCATCATTTCGAGCAGGTGCTTGAAATCATGCATGCCAGAGATATTCCCTATACCAACATCAACGCCGGACGTTATGCCAAGGGGATGATGAGCCACGTGCGTACCAGTGAGCCCGCAACCCTGGTTGATAAGCTTATCGTAGGTGCCTTTATCGAGGCCCGCTCCTGTGAGCGTTTTGCCAAGCTGGCGCCTTTTATGGATGAAGAACTGGAGCGCTTTTACGTGTCGCTTTTACGTTCAGAAGCCCGGCATTATCAGGACTATTTGACCCTCGCCGAGATGATTGCAGGGGAGAACATCGACCAGCGAATCGCTTACTTTGCCAAGGTGGAGGCAGCGCTGATTGAAGGCGCCGATGAAGAGTTTCGCTTTCACAGCGGTGTGCCGCAAAGCTGATAGCCTTTAATCCGCGATAAGTGGCTTCGCCTGAAGGTTTGGCCCTGCTAAAGTCATTTCCAAAACACTGCTTTGGCTGTACCAGTCTCCCACCACAATACGGGTACCGGCACTTTCATGGTGTATGGCAGGTCTGTGGGTATGGCCATGGATCATCTGCCTGCAGCCGTGCTTTTGCAAAAGGTTGGCAACGGCGTGGGGTTCGGCATCCATGATGTACTGACTCTTCAGCTGATTGCCTGCCTTGCTTTTGGCTCTGAGATTAGCGGCGATGCTCAATCGCTTGCTTTGGGATAGCTTGCTGTATATCCACTTCACCCAGGGCTGGTTTCTGAACCAGCGAAAGCGCTGGTAGCCCTTGTCGAGGGTACAGAGACTGTCGCCGTGCAGCAGCAGGGTGGGAATGCCGTAAAGCTCAATACGGTGAACTTCATCGAGAAGCTGCATTTTACTGATGGCAGCAAACTGCTTGCCAATCAAAAAGTCACGATTTCCGTGAATAAAGTAAATCGGGATTTTGCGACTGAGCGCGGCGATATCGGCTGCTATGTCCAACGCAAAGGGTTCGGCAATATCATCGCCCACCCATACTTCAAACAGATCCCCGAGAATGTACAGTGCATCCACATCATCGAATGACTGGGAGAGGAACCGGCGAAACGCGGCGGTAATATCGGGGCGATCTGCACTCAAATGCAGATCGCCGATAAAAAGGGTGCGCATCTGACCTGAATTAGCCTTCGATGCTGACCTTTTGGATAACAACGGCTTCCAGCGGCACGTCCTGGTGCATACCACGGTTGCCGGTGTTTACGCCCTTGATGGCATTCACTACGTCCATGCCTTCAACCACTTCACCGAACACGCAGTAACCCCAGCCCTGCATGGACTCAGATTTGAAGTCCAGGAAGGTGTTGTCGTTCACGTTAATGAAAAACTGGGCAGTGGCAGAGTGTGGGTCAGAGGTGCGGGCCATGGCAATGGTGCCCACCTTGTTGGACAGACCGTTGTTGGCTTCGTTTTTCACAGGCTCATGGGTGCGCTTTTGCACCATATCTTCGGTAAAACCGCCGCCCTGGATCATAAAGCCATCGATAACACGGTGGAAAATAGTGCCATCGAAGAATCCCTCGCTGGCATAGCGCTGGAAGTTTTCGGCAGTGACCGGTGCTTTTTCGTGGTTCAGGGCGATTTTGATATCGCCAAAGTTGGTGTGCAATGTGATCATCGTTGCGGTACTCATTTGAAAGTGTCGGCGGATTCTAACTTATCTGGAACGGCCCTGAAAGTGCAGTATTCAAGGGCTTTTGAGCATGATAGACTCACAAGCCTGATTTTACACCCAATGCTTAGCGGAAAGAGAGCAAGAATGTTGAAGATATACAATAGTATCAGT
The window above is part of the Shewanella litorisediminis genome. Proteins encoded here:
- a CDS encoding MtrB/PioB family decaheme-associated outer membrane protein — protein: MKSHFSPTLSLIASAILLGLSGHAMAGYGLKDANRSTVKKEAWVCKGCESKSESASAITAGVAWQDGEDRHFANTTGTDADGATGFVSADIQHRGDKDYRLDFQADKLGFDASSARLAIAKPGHYKLYLDYRALARYDTNQGVTPYSAQGDQLVLPDNWQTAGTTAGMTGLQDATAVKLEKKRQRFELGGAVTGDSFTSELNFRHETREGAQRSSVNLLTNAAMVAKPIDDSTDTLDAKVYWRGDRFLGGLNGQFSKYSNDHQRLAFDNAFYPTFGAAYNGQMAVDPDNQAFSLGTDLQFFEGAQQAIMRARFSRLTQDEPLLNATVTGPSPALPVMSPDTQVDLMELGLAYSNRLSREFSVRASYDFRDRDNKTPEYLYPLVTTDSIYRGEYYNKGYDRTRQLLKLGAKYRFSRQWDLDTLYRYDHNSYSELSRDSVFENHVEATLRGQIMAGWRVSLKGEVSARRGDSYQASSNTQAQNQSAMRQYFLADRDKREIRLMTDHYFADLSLQFNVHSGNEDYSESELGLGEVQYTGFGVNAGYPLTDSLLLNGFLGMDWRDTTQFGSNSGVSRWMGESRDEHRSASLGLKWQNLMDNKLSLGLDYGYSDGSSDSEVSLGLSNIYGPYSATRHNISAYANYQVSDAMSLRLDWLYEDYSDMDWGNEGLTPASIPNLILLGSLGHDYQAHYLGFSFSYQW
- a CDS encoding DmsE family decaheme c-type cytochrome, giving the protein MKMEIPLQCRMLTLCLLCLLFSFQAAATPWKDMPPSEVEATLDKKFAEGKYSPKGADTCLMCHKKSATVMALFDNVHGSTHSSASPMADLQCEACHGPMGNHNKGGKEPMITFGKDAPVAAEKQNSVCLSCHQDDKRMAWEGSHHNSADIPCASCHLIHAAKDPVQQRTTEVEVCTTCHLEQKADIHKRSSHPVENGQMVCSDCHNPHGSLGESSLKQMSINENCYACHAEKRGPKLWEHAPVTDNCASCHQVHGSVNEAMLTTKAPQLCQQCHASVGHTSNAQFGTAPSAFTAGQSCMNCHSQIHGSNHPSGKLLQR
- a CDS encoding FeoA family protein encodes the protein MKLSDLRPGDKAVIAEVGQLDLPQTVKRKLLSMGITPNTRLTFIRKAPLGSGIELDIRGSKLCMRLELAQIIEVNPIEAGVVHG
- the feoB gene encoding Fe(2+) transporter permease subunit FeoB, whose protein sequence is MAKQFHCVTVGNPNAGKSTLFNALTGANQQVGNWSGVTVEKKTGHFSLSGADVYLTDLPGIYDILPAGKSCDCSLDEQIAQQYLAEQHMDGIINLVDATNIERHLYLTVQLRELGIPMVVVVNKIDIALKRGVHVDIQKMSQELGCPVIAVCARDANDVIKVQEQVVALLEGKVSEAPLMLDYEGAIEHAVTELLVKDHGLSRGRALAMLGNGLGCGQCKNSEFESEVSRCADGLKAKGLDIELMVATTRFNFVERVYRAAVANDDAPTLSDRLDGLVLHPVLGVPVFLLVMYLMFMFAINVGSAFIDFFDITAGALFVDHFGALLGNWGAPEWLVTLLAGGIGQGIQTVATFIPVIMALFLALSVLESSGYMSRAAFVVDGLMRRIGLPGKAFVPMIVGFGCSVPAIMATRTLGSERERIVTGMMAPFMSCGARLPVYALFAAAFFPNSGQNLVFLLYIIGIIAAIGTGLLLRSTLLPGVSSAVVMELPNYEMPKFKAVVSRTGKRTKSFILGAGKTIVLVVTLLNFINAVGVDGTFGHEDSSESVLSVVSQKVTPIFSPMGIEESNWPATVGIITGIFAKEAVVGTLNSLYSTPGADDEGLTPLSESFNEALATIPANLLGIAPEDPMSMSVGDVSSVDTAAEEQGVDRSTFSALQSGFSGQLAAFSYLVFVLLYTPCVAAMGALVNEFGKGWAVFAATWTFGLAYGTATLVYQWGNVAAHPLQTVLWTTVIAGALIAFFIYLKQKGRKTQQIIPGIRIITE
- the glnS gene encoding glutamine--tRNA ligase, with the protein product MSHVDNEVRPSNFIRNIIDEDLASGKHTSVHTRFPPEPNGYLHIGHAKSICLNFGIAEDYKGQCNLRFDDTNPEKEDIDYVNSIQEDVKWLGFQWDGEVRYSSNYFDELYGYAVELINKGLAYVCFLNAEETREYRGTLKEPGRNSPYRDTSPEENLALFEKMRDGGFKEGECVLRAKIDMASPFMCMRDPVIYRVKFAHHHQTGDKWCIYPMYDFTHCISDALENITHSLCTLEFQDNRRLYDWVLDNLNDFQAPNRTRQYEFSRLNLEYTLMSKRKLNDLVVRGLVSGWDDPRMPTIAGLRRRGYTPASIREFCQRIGVTKQDNLVEVGMLEACIREDLNENAPRAMAVIRPIKVIIENFTAPELEYVKAPVHPNLEEMGERELAFGREIYIDAADFREEANKQYKRLVLGKEVRLRNAYVIKAERCEKDAEGNVTTVYCTYDPETLGQNPSDGRKVKGVIHWVEATTALPAEFRLYDRLFNDANPAAADTVDEVLNPGSLEVVHGFAEAPLANAKASQAYQFEREGYFCADSKDSAPGKLVFNLTVALRESF
- a CDS encoding Yip1 family protein; amino-acid sequence: MVLNHLLGLYTHPKEEWQTIEKNHEALKSSMSHLLLIALIPPICSYFAMAHIGWNPGAGEPLFLTSQSAIYMSVGMYFGLIAGVFGLAYLAHWMAITFDAKPDFTQALELATYTATPLFMVGLSALYPVLWFMMVIGLIGLAYSVYLLYTGVPIIMNIPEEKGFIYASSVVTAGLVLLVALMAGSVILWSLGFGPMLQ
- the miaE gene encoding tRNA isopentenyl-2-thiomethyl-A-37 hydroxylase MiaE, translated to MEQLLAPVRAFLACETPDTWIEKAKDPSVLQSILVDHCNCELKAAQMALFLIRKYAVDPDCSPALLAWAKPYEEFVYHKDRDMAAFLARTGKKNELATELKPKSGFAFGDELIARMVRLIKEEFHHFEQVLEIMHARDIPYTNINAGRYAKGMMSHVRTSEPATLVDKLIVGAFIEARSCERFAKLAPFMDEELERFYVSLLRSEARHYQDYLTLAEMIAGENIDQRIAYFAKVEAALIEGADEEFRFHSGVPQS
- a CDS encoding UDP-2,3-diacylglucosamine diphosphatase, whose product is MRTLFIGDLHLSADRPDITAAFRRFLSQSFDDVDALYILGDLFEVWVGDDIAEPFALDIAADIAALSRKIPIYFIHGNRDFLIGKQFAAISKMQLLDEVHRIELYGIPTLLLHGDSLCTLDKGYQRFRWFRNQPWVKWIYSKLSQSKRLSIAANLRAKSKAGNQLKSQYIMDAEPHAVANLLQKHGCRQMIHGHTHRPAIHHESAGTRIVVGDWYSQSSVLEMTLAGPNLQAKPLIAD
- a CDS encoding peptidylprolyl isomerase, producing the protein MITLHTNFGDIKIALNHEKAPVTAENFQRYASEGFFDGTIFHRVIDGFMIQGGGFTEDMVQKRTHEPVKNEANNGLSNKVGTIAMARTSDPHSATAQFFINVNDNTFLDFKSESMQGWGYCVFGEVVEGMDVVNAIKGVNTGNRGMHQDVPLEAVVIQKVSIEG